In Bartonella machadoae, a single genomic region encodes these proteins:
- a CDS encoding DUF3164 family protein has product MNQRIELEGTHYMKDAKGALVPVNLIRPADLLEDETVRKIMGFAKELSARVARFNNHTIADLSAFDSLLAQEYGVERRGKKGNCTYQSFDGLQRIRVQVQESFDFGPQLQIAKSLLDECLNEWSADARPEIRAIITRAFNTDKEGKVNRGEIFMLLRLDIDDPRWQEAMRAIREAIRVTTSKEYVRFYERESLEHPWHPVTIDLAKT; this is encoded by the coding sequence ATGAATCAACGAATTGAGCTTGAAGGCACGCATTATATGAAGGATGCGAAAGGGGCTTTGGTGCCGGTCAATCTGATCCGTCCTGCGGATTTATTAGAAGATGAAACGGTGCGTAAAATTATGGGCTTTGCCAAAGAATTATCGGCAAGGGTTGCGCGTTTTAACAATCATACGATTGCGGATTTGAGTGCCTTTGATAGTTTGCTTGCGCAAGAATATGGTGTGGAGCGGCGCGGCAAAAAGGGCAATTGTACTTACCAGAGTTTTGATGGTTTGCAACGCATTCGGGTGCAAGTGCAAGAGAGCTTTGATTTTGGTCCGCAATTGCAAATAGCCAAAAGCCTTCTTGATGAATGTTTAAATGAGTGGTCTGCGGATGCGCGTCCTGAAATCCGCGCTATTATTACGCGTGCTTTTAATACCGATAAAGAAGGGAAAGTTAATCGTGGCGAAATCTTTATGTTGTTGCGTTTGGATATTGATGACCCTCGCTGGCAGGAAGCTATGCGTGCAATTCGTGAAGCGATCCGTGTGACGACCAGTAAGGAATATGTGCGTTTTTATGAACGGGAGAGTTTGGAGCATCCTTGGCATCCTGTCACGATTGATTTGGCAAAGACGTGA
- a CDS encoding AAA family ATPase, producing the protein MKYAINATVEKNPWARPKIQPETAANRNSDDIALWNALVDSVRAIAKMHDWTKAEVARRIGMPDGTFSQWYAGSYAGQLGKQNTKVQQWVEALKEVDELLERIPEKPAFQRNRIAQEIIDTLTLAQSTGDMVMITLDAGSGKTETCRHYRATRPHVYLVTASPHTRSVHGILNDMAAELEVVEYNPTRLTRAIGKRLERVGGGTLLIVDEAQNLTDEAINQLRHFVDVNGTGLALVGNDEISGRLVHRQNGPSYAQIKSRLAMHLKRRKPYSEDIAARIHDWGIEDAGAIKFLTGIGLKAGALRQIDKTMMLARMAALGDGCEVTLKHVKAAWKNRDVEELA; encoded by the coding sequence ATGAAATACGCGATCAATGCAACAGTTGAGAAAAATCCTTGGGCGCGACCAAAAATCCAGCCCGAAACAGCAGCAAACCGCAACAGTGATGATATTGCCTTATGGAATGCACTTGTGGATTCGGTGAGAGCTATCGCAAAAATGCATGATTGGACGAAGGCGGAAGTTGCGCGGCGCATTGGCATGCCGGATGGAACATTTTCGCAATGGTATGCGGGCAGTTATGCGGGGCAATTGGGTAAGCAGAATACAAAAGTTCAACAGTGGGTGGAGGCTTTAAAGGAGGTGGATGAACTTTTGGAGCGTATTCCTGAAAAGCCGGCTTTTCAGAGGAATCGTATTGCGCAGGAAATCATTGACACTTTAACACTGGCACAAAGCACGGGTGATATGGTGATGATTACGCTTGATGCGGGCAGTGGCAAGACAGAAACATGCCGCCATTATCGTGCGACGCGCCCGCATGTTTATTTAGTGACAGCAAGTCCGCATACGCGCAGTGTTCATGGTATTTTGAATGATATGGCAGCAGAATTGGAAGTGGTGGAATATAATCCCACCCGCTTAACACGCGCTATTGGCAAGAGGTTAGAGCGGGTAGGTGGTGGGACGTTACTGATTGTTGATGAGGCGCAAAATTTAACGGATGAGGCGATTAATCAATTGCGCCATTTTGTTGATGTCAATGGCACGGGTTTGGCTTTGGTTGGCAATGATGAGATTTCTGGACGTTTGGTTCACCGTCAAAATGGTCCTTCTTATGCGCAAATTAAAAGCCGTTTGGCGATGCATTTGAAGCGCCGTAAGCCCTATAGTGAAGATATTGCCGCTCGTATCCATGATTGGGGGATTGAAGATGCTGGGGCGATTAAGTTTCTGACAGGGATTGGTTTAAAGGCTGGCGCTTTGCGGCAAATTGACAAAACCATGATGCTGGCACGCATGGCAGCCCTTGGTGATGGGTGTGAGGTCACGCTTAAACATGTCAAAGCGGCTTGGAAAAACCGTGATGTGGAGGAATTGGCATGA
- a CDS encoding transposase domain-containing protein has protein sequence MKEWFSIAELAEAALPGLPKTKIGLNNFALKKWRLNKQLFRQTLGKTKPVWEYHLSLLPEEARAALLVRSGAGCVSGESRGQKEDLWARYEGLSKEHKRRCEERLKALCFMDDLLHGGLGVHDAAVRTGVHFGISCRSLFHWWQRVEGYERPDWLAALAPCYGEENFSQFAPCHEEAWEVLCSDYLRPSKPAFSACYRRMVVIAREKGWEPLPSERALRRRFHKEVSKAAVVLAREGEEKAKKLYPAQRRDRSSLHALQAVNMDGHKLDVFVTVPWAEKPVRLYLIAIQDLYSGKILSWRLSDVESWEIVRLVIGDMVEAYGIPERMTLDNGRAFTSKWISGGVQNRFRFKIKPDDPQGLLTSLGVQLQWTTPYSGQSKPIERAWRDLAEGISKHPFCAGAYTGNKPDAKPEDYGKRAIGFEEFKAHVGAQIMAHNEQTGRKAVNCAGRSFDVTFAESLKADGTIVRQATAAQRALWLLTSQALRAQKGTGEIHFYGNRYWARALNEYAGQKVIVRFDPDDLHQDLRVYDLNNRFICMASCLCDVGFYDQQAARLNGRLRKEYVKAVKAEKQLAAKLAPDQLADVYGCLEKKGKELKRKSAIKAKVTRLVANNVGNLANRGNLALTAKEDEALEEEEFSQHLHKALRRLSVCDGGREVIKFPKQ, from the coding sequence ATGAAGGAATGGTTTAGTATTGCTGAATTGGCTGAAGCGGCTTTGCCAGGGTTGCCGAAGACAAAAATTGGTCTCAATAATTTTGCGCTTAAAAAATGGCGTTTGAATAAACAATTGTTTCGCCAAACATTAGGTAAGACCAAGCCGGTTTGGGAGTATCATCTCTCGTTATTGCCGGAGGAGGCGCGGGCGGCTTTGTTGGTGCGCTCTGGTGCGGGGTGTGTTTCGGGGGAGAGTCGTGGGCAAAAAGAAGACCTTTGGGCGCGTTATGAGGGGCTTTCAAAGGAGCATAAAAGGCGCTGTGAAGAGCGTTTGAAGGCACTTTGTTTTATGGATGATTTACTCCATGGAGGTCTTGGCGTGCATGATGCGGCGGTACGGACGGGGGTTCATTTTGGTATCAGTTGTCGGTCACTGTTTCATTGGTGGCAAAGGGTGGAAGGTTATGAACGCCCTGATTGGCTTGCGGCTTTAGCGCCTTGTTATGGTGAGGAGAATTTTTCACAATTTGCGCCTTGTCATGAGGAGGCTTGGGAGGTTCTCTGTTCGGATTATTTACGTCCCTCTAAACCGGCTTTTTCGGCGTGTTATCGGCGGATGGTTGTGATTGCACGAGAAAAGGGTTGGGAACCACTTCCTTCGGAGCGGGCTTTGCGGCGGCGTTTTCATAAAGAAGTTTCCAAGGCGGCTGTGGTGTTGGCGCGTGAGGGAGAAGAAAAGGCAAAAAAGCTTTATCCAGCACAACGGCGTGATCGCTCGAGCCTGCATGCTTTGCAAGCGGTGAATATGGATGGGCACAAGCTGGATGTTTTTGTGACTGTGCCTTGGGCGGAGAAGCCTGTGCGGCTTTATTTGATAGCTATACAAGATCTTTATTCGGGGAAGATTTTATCGTGGCGCCTATCGGATGTTGAAAGCTGGGAAATCGTTCGTTTGGTGATTGGTGATATGGTTGAAGCCTATGGGATACCGGAGCGCATGACTTTGGATAATGGGCGCGCCTTTACCAGCAAATGGATTTCTGGGGGTGTGCAAAACCGTTTTCGCTTTAAGATTAAGCCGGATGATCCGCAAGGACTTTTGACGAGTTTGGGTGTGCAATTGCAATGGACGACGCCTTATAGTGGGCAATCGAAACCGATTGAACGGGCATGGCGTGATTTGGCGGAAGGGATTTCGAAACATCCTTTTTGTGCGGGGGCTTATACGGGCAATAAGCCGGATGCCAAGCCTGAGGATTATGGTAAGCGTGCGATTGGATTTGAAGAATTTAAAGCCCATGTTGGCGCGCAGATTATGGCGCATAATGAGCAAACGGGGCGCAAGGCGGTTAATTGTGCGGGGCGCAGTTTTGATGTGACCTTTGCTGAGAGTTTAAAAGCCGATGGGACGATTGTTCGGCAAGCAACAGCGGCGCAACGGGCTTTATGGCTTTTGACTTCACAAGCGCTTCGGGCGCAAAAGGGCACGGGTGAGATCCATTTTTATGGCAATCGTTACTGGGCGCGTGCGTTGAACGAATATGCGGGACAGAAGGTGATTGTGCGCTTTGATCCGGATGATTTGCATCAGGATTTGCGGGTTTATGATTTGAACAATCGGTTTATTTGCATGGCATCTTGTCTATGTGATGTGGGTTTTTACGATCAGCAGGCGGCGCGTTTGAATGGGCGTTTGCGTAAAGAATATGTGAAGGCTGTGAAAGCCGAAAAGCAGTTGGCAGCCAAACTTGCCCCTGATCAATTGGCTGATGTTTATGGGTGCCTTGAGAAAAAGGGCAAAGAGTTAAAACGCAAATCTGCGATCAAAGCAAAGGTTACACGATTGGTTGCAAACAATGTGGGGAATTTGGCTAATAGGGGGAATTTGGCTTTGACAGCAAAGGAGGATGAGGCTTTGGAAGAAGAAGAATTTAGCCAACATCTTCACAAGGCTTTAAGACGGCTTTCTGTCTGTGATGGGGGGCGTGAAGTGATAAAGTTTCCTAAGCAATAG
- a CDS encoding ParB/RepB/Spo0J family partition protein, which yields MAQFQRLSLDVIVVPERIRPVDDEHAKALAQSIAREGLMNPITVRHTPNAKEGNYTLIAGAHRLRAAALLGFGEIDAVVVQADKENAALLEVAENLFRNELSVIDRALFVQTYRELWEKKYGEIQRGGDGSNQHKSKKEQLGKVYPIAQISDNASSNDNEIAREGDEVAKVQVAPLPNDGSLEEFGQVDRIAQRSSNSAKFAQLHDEEQLGKVYPFAKHVADRIGLSKRAVHYLTKIAQHLQPELRSVLRGTALADNQAQLLKLAKMEPLAQRRVAVAFQQVEGDLRRAFDLVNGINTPPQINEQERIFAQLLGVWQRANEQTRARFCAYLEKQAVEVQ from the coding sequence ATGGCACAGTTTCAAAGGCTTTCTCTTGATGTGATTGTTGTGCCGGAGCGTATTCGCCCTGTGGATGATGAGCATGCTAAGGCTCTTGCGCAATCGATAGCGCGAGAAGGGTTGATGAACCCGATTACCGTGCGCCATACGCCCAATGCAAAAGAGGGTAATTATACGCTTATTGCCGGTGCGCACCGATTACGGGCTGCTGCGCTTTTGGGTTTTGGCGAAATTGATGCGGTTGTTGTGCAAGCGGATAAGGAGAATGCTGCACTATTAGAGGTTGCGGAAAATCTGTTTCGTAATGAATTATCTGTTATTGACCGTGCTTTGTTTGTCCAGACCTACCGTGAATTGTGGGAGAAGAAGTATGGGGAGATTCAACGTGGTGGGGACGGTAGTAACCAGCATAAAAGCAAAAAAGAGCAATTGGGTAAAGTTTACCCTATTGCTCAAATCAGTGATAATGCCTCTTCAAATGACAATGAAATCGCCCGTGAAGGGGACGAAGTAGCAAAGGTGCAAGTTGCACCTTTGCCAAATGATGGGTCTTTGGAGGAATTCGGTCAAGTTGACCGAATTGCTCAAAGGAGTAGCAATAGTGCAAAGTTTGCACAATTGCATGATGAAGAGCAATTGGGTAAAGTTTACCCTTTTGCTAAACATGTGGCGGACCGCATTGGTTTATCGAAACGCGCAGTACATTATTTAACAAAGATTGCGCAGCATTTACAGCCGGAATTGCGGTCGGTTTTGCGTGGGACCGCCTTGGCGGATAATCAGGCACAATTGTTAAAATTGGCAAAGATGGAGCCGTTGGCACAGCGGAGAGTGGCGGTTGCGTTTCAACAGGTTGAGGGGGATTTGCGACGGGCTTTTGATTTGGTCAATGGGATTAATACGCCCCCGCAAATTAATGAACAGGAACGGATTTTTGCCCAATTATTGGGGGTGTGGCAAAGGGCGAATGAGCAAACGCGGGCGCGTTTTTGCGCCTATTTAGAAAAGCAAGCGGTGGAGGTGCAATGA
- a CDS encoding helix-turn-helix domain-containing protein: MTITQTWDRHSILAELRRRNMTLAELTKVYQIPSSSVKNIWTRPNEKAERAIADFIGLPVEQVFSDRYPKTNRRIFKAAKHANTDLSAHSTLRGNAA; this comes from the coding sequence ATGACTATCACACAAACATGGGATCGCCATAGTATTTTAGCTGAGCTACGCCGCCGTAATATGACCTTGGCGGAACTCACGAAAGTTTATCAAATCCCGTCATCCAGTGTCAAAAACATTTGGACACGGCCCAATGAAAAAGCTGAACGTGCCATTGCCGATTTTATCGGCTTGCCCGTCGAGCAGGTTTTTAGCGACCGCTACCCTAAAACGAACCGTCGCATTTTTAAAGCAGCAAAACATGCCAATACGGATTTGAGTGCACATTCCACATTGCGCGGTAATGCCGCTTGA
- a CDS encoding helix-turn-helix domain-containing protein — protein MAKKEIEPKTEQAKRLRLIRESLQLNRDQIATRLGIKKAIYDHAERGTTFPNVEFLTALSQKLQVNLAWFVTGEGEMFVDITKVLGLKAPTIPTGLMKKLGRIAYTTYRDAKIKLPPEDIAELAAELYRKLQELVQNINDPEEVEATFPLLKLHLKRQIEAEKAHLTTTQNTA, from the coding sequence TTGGCAAAAAAAGAAATTGAACCAAAAACTGAACAAGCAAAACGATTACGTTTGATACGAGAAAGCTTACAGCTTAATCGAGATCAAATAGCTACCCGTTTAGGTATTAAGAAGGCAATTTATGACCACGCTGAAAGAGGTACTACCTTTCCCAATGTCGAGTTTTTGACTGCTTTGTCACAGAAATTACAGGTTAACTTAGCTTGGTTTGTTACAGGCGAAGGCGAAATGTTCGTAGATATAACGAAAGTGCTTGGTTTAAAAGCACCTACCATCCCTACTGGGCTAATGAAAAAGCTCGGTCGCATAGCTTATACGACCTATCGCGACGCAAAAATAAAACTCCCCCCTGAAGATATAGCGGAATTAGCGGCAGAGCTTTATAGAAAGTTGCAAGAGCTTGTTCAAAACATCAATGACCCAGAAGAAGTCGAAGCGACTTTTCCTCTTCTAAAGTTGCACTTAAAGCGACAAATTGAAGCTGAAAAAGCACATCTAACAACCACACAAAATACGGCCTAA
- the thiD gene encoding bifunctional hydroxymethylpyrimidine kinase/phosphomethylpyrimidine kinase: MKPQNSQDKFFIPRILSIAGTDPSGGAGMQADLKVFSAMKTYGMSVVTAVVAQNTQGVRAFQALDASFVADQIDSVFEDIDVDAVKIGMVANAQIAQIVAERLAYYKPRFIVFDPVMVAKSGDVLLTPDTIEVMRDVLVPIATLITPNLPEAALLLECEAQWSLETMYQYGPQLLALGCHAVLLKGGHLSTLASKSTENYNSSSPDLYCDGEDLIMLEAPRLITTHDHGTGCTISAAIAALLPTKPLVCAVKQAKNYLNGALSASSALHVGKGRGPLHHFYELWKNE, encoded by the coding sequence ATGAAACCACAAAATAGCCAAGACAAATTTTTTATTCCACGAATTTTATCTATTGCAGGAACAGATCCTTCTGGTGGCGCTGGAATGCAAGCGGATTTAAAGGTGTTTTCAGCAATGAAAACCTATGGCATGAGTGTGGTTACAGCTGTTGTTGCACAAAATACACAAGGTGTGCGTGCTTTTCAGGCATTGGACGCTTCTTTTGTTGCTGATCAAATTGATTCTGTGTTTGAAGATATTGATGTTGATGCCGTTAAAATTGGTATGGTGGCAAATGCTCAGATTGCCCAGATTGTAGCAGAGCGTTTGGCTTACTATAAACCTCGTTTTATTGTTTTTGATCCGGTTATGGTGGCAAAAAGTGGAGATGTTCTTTTAACACCTGATACAATTGAAGTTATGCGTGATGTTCTTGTGCCAATAGCGACTTTGATTACACCAAATTTGCCTGAAGCAGCTTTGTTATTGGAATGTGAAGCGCAGTGGTCGTTAGAGACTATGTACCAATATGGACCACAGCTTTTGGCATTAGGATGTCATGCAGTTCTCTTGAAGGGGGGGCATTTAAGTACTCTGGCAAGCAAAAGTACAGAAAATTACAATTCTTCTAGTCCGGATCTTTATTGTGACGGTGAAGACCTTATCATGCTTGAAGCTCCTCGTCTTATTACTACGCATGATCACGGCACAGGTTGTACCATTTCTGCTGCTATTGCAGCTTTGTTGCCGACAAAGCCTTTGGTTTGTGCTGTTAAACAAGCAAAAAACTATTTGAATGGCGCTTTATCTGCTTCAAGTGCTTTACACGTGGGAAAAGGGCGAGGACCACTGCATCATTTTTATGAATTATGGAAGAATGAATAA
- a CDS encoding lysophospholipid acyltransferase family protein, which translates to MLILRSLLFTFAFYTTTFIQMILYAPVYFLMPRKKAWIVPKTWARVTLFLQKYIAGTDYEIEGLENLPKGAYIIAPKHQSAWETFGLVPFLDDPTLILKRELTWIPLFGWYMAKTQIIPINRTTPIKALKTIIQKAKEKAKQGRQILIFPEGTRRQPGQEPDYKSGIVALYNELELQVVPIAHNAGLYWPRGNFRRYPGTIRVRFLPPIEAGLSKRDFLDQLVQKTEKACDELLLLAAQDPNSPPLPPSAVKRLQELNHDETTQ; encoded by the coding sequence GTGCTTATTCTTCGTTCTCTTCTTTTTACATTCGCTTTTTATACAACAACTTTTATACAAATGATTCTTTACGCTCCGGTCTATTTTCTAATGCCACGTAAAAAAGCATGGATTGTTCCTAAAACATGGGCACGCGTTACACTCTTTTTACAAAAATACATTGCGGGTACAGACTATGAAATTGAAGGATTAGAAAATCTCCCCAAAGGGGCATACATTATTGCTCCAAAGCACCAATCCGCATGGGAAACTTTTGGTCTCGTCCCCTTTCTTGATGACCCTACTCTCATCCTAAAACGTGAGTTGACATGGATTCCACTTTTTGGCTGGTACATGGCAAAAACACAAATTATCCCCATTAATCGAACAACACCCATTAAAGCTTTAAAAACCATCATACAAAAAGCGAAAGAAAAAGCAAAACAAGGGCGCCAAATCTTGATTTTTCCAGAAGGGACACGTCGACAACCTGGTCAGGAACCAGATTATAAATCGGGGATTGTTGCTCTTTATAATGAACTAGAGCTGCAAGTTGTTCCCATTGCACATAATGCTGGTTTATATTGGCCTCGAGGGAATTTTCGCCGCTATCCTGGAACAATTCGTGTTCGCTTTCTTCCCCCCATAGAAGCTGGTCTAAGCAAACGTGATTTTCTAGACCAACTCGTGCAAAAAACAGAAAAAGCTTGCGATGAATTGCTTTTATTAGCAGCCCAAGACCCTAACTCTCCACCTCTGCCACCTTCTGCTGTAAAAAGGCTTCAAGAACTCAATCATGATGAAACCACACAATGA
- a CDS encoding D-alanyl-D-alanine carboxypeptidase family protein, with protein MRQLFYNLLLVFILSFTSGFAFAQPFISVDVTTGRILEHHQAFERWYPASLTKLMTVYVIFRAMSRGEISPNKHITISENAAKAPAYRSGYKAGSVLSLDTALTITLVKSTNDLAIAMSEAVAGSQEAFVQKMNAAARRLGMFGTHFANASGLPNPHNYSTARDIALLAVQIRREFPQYAHYFSIPAIDFGNKRKIQQNSNNLIGRFYGIDGMKTGFICDSGFNLVASATRNNRTIIAVILGSNNVSEREEKAAQLLETGFSHNGIPQLTLATLKPYGAKITKVSNMRQQMCTPEAIKMHANSYDDQGKIILTSPFITPSPSSVPPLQVRLIRAPQETKITAKPPKKLYIPHKKPSPPPLTKAINHGR; from the coding sequence ATGCGGCAGCTTTTTTATAATTTACTCTTAGTTTTCATTTTAAGTTTTACGAGTGGTTTTGCTTTTGCTCAACCCTTTATCTCTGTTGACGTTACAACTGGACGCATTTTAGAACACCATCAAGCTTTTGAACGCTGGTATCCTGCCTCTTTAACAAAATTAATGACCGTTTATGTCATTTTTCGTGCTATGAGCCGAGGCGAAATTTCCCCCAACAAACACATCACCATTAGCGAAAATGCAGCAAAAGCCCCAGCTTACCGTTCAGGTTATAAAGCTGGTTCCGTTCTAAGCCTTGATACAGCCTTAACGATTACTCTGGTTAAGTCCACCAATGATTTAGCTATTGCTATGAGTGAAGCGGTTGCTGGTTCGCAAGAAGCTTTTGTACAAAAAATGAATGCTGCTGCACGACGTCTTGGCATGTTTGGAACACATTTTGCGAATGCAAGTGGATTACCAAATCCACACAATTATTCTACAGCCCGTGATATTGCTCTTTTAGCGGTTCAGATTCGTCGAGAGTTTCCTCAATATGCGCATTATTTTTCTATTCCAGCCATTGATTTTGGTAACAAACGAAAAATTCAACAAAATTCAAACAATCTCATTGGTCGTTTTTATGGAATAGATGGCATGAAAACAGGCTTTATTTGCGATTCTGGCTTCAATCTTGTTGCCTCAGCAACACGCAACAACCGCACAATTATTGCTGTCATTTTAGGTTCTAACAACGTAAGTGAAAGAGAAGAAAAAGCAGCACAACTGCTTGAGACAGGATTCTCTCATAACGGTATACCCCAATTAACACTGGCAACACTAAAACCCTATGGTGCCAAGATAACAAAAGTAAGCAATATGAGACAGCAAATGTGCACTCCTGAAGCCATAAAAATGCATGCGAATTCTTATGACGATCAAGGAAAGATTATCCTCACCTCACCTTTTATCACTCCTTCACCTTCTTCTGTACCTCCTTTACAAGTACGCCTTATTCGTGCACCACAAGAAACTAAAATCACAGCCAAACCGCCAAAAAAACTCTACATTCCGCATAAAAAGCCATCCCCTCCCCCTCTAACAAAGGCAATAAACCACGGTCGATGA
- a CDS encoding CobW family GTP-binding protein codes for MKTKRIPLTLITGFLGSGKTTLLNRMLRDPLLADCAVIINEFGEVSIDHLLVEKTTEGIIELTNGCLCCNLRSDLIDTLTDLIDRVHRGHLKPLNRIIIETTGLADPAPILQALLSHPLLIQTLSIDAVLTTFDTLNAPSILKCYPEIQKQLVLADKVILTKTDLIDQKTPSNILINTLRAINPTAQIIDVHSEHCCLNMLMGKTLWDEKKENTALKQWLTLAPHDHTLQSTIYAFSLDYEESIDYTTVENFLDLLKERYGTKLLRFKAIIALRDDPHHPLVLHGIQTFFHPPIKLSTWPQGMIHSRFVIIVDGVKKEAIQKIFDAFFNKPAIDTADKTALLDNPLVILGMKF; via the coding sequence ATGAAAACAAAGCGCATCCCTCTTACGCTTATTACTGGTTTTTTAGGCTCTGGTAAGACAACTTTACTCAACCGTATGTTGCGAGACCCCCTTTTGGCTGACTGTGCCGTTATCATCAATGAATTTGGTGAAGTAAGTATTGACCATCTTCTGGTTGAAAAAACAACAGAAGGAATCATTGAACTTACAAATGGTTGCTTATGTTGCAATTTACGCAGCGATCTTATCGATACATTAACCGATTTGATTGACCGCGTTCATAGAGGACACCTTAAACCACTCAACCGTATCATCATTGAAACAACGGGATTGGCGGATCCCGCCCCTATTTTACAAGCTCTTCTAAGCCATCCCCTCTTAATTCAAACATTATCAATCGACGCTGTTCTTACAACATTTGATACATTAAATGCGCCTTCCATATTAAAGTGCTATCCTGAAATACAAAAACAACTTGTCCTTGCTGATAAAGTTATTCTTACCAAAACAGATCTTATTGATCAAAAAACGCCCTCAAATATACTCATCAACACACTCAGAGCAATAAATCCTACAGCACAAATTATAGACGTCCATTCTGAACACTGTTGTTTAAATATGTTAATGGGTAAGACATTATGGGATGAAAAAAAAGAAAATACAGCGCTTAAACAATGGCTCACTCTTGCTCCACACGATCATACGCTCCAGAGCACCATTTATGCCTTTTCACTAGATTACGAAGAGTCTATTGATTATACGACTGTTGAGAATTTTTTAGATCTCTTAAAAGAGCGTTATGGTACAAAATTATTACGCTTCAAAGCAATTATTGCATTGCGTGATGACCCACACCATCCCCTTGTATTACACGGTATACAAACATTTTTTCATCCACCCATAAAGCTTTCAACTTGGCCACAAGGAATGATACACAGCCGTTTTGTTATCATTGTCGATGGGGTTAAAAAAGAAGCAATACAAAAAATTTTCGATGCTTTTTTTAACAAACCCGCAATAGATACAGCAGACAAAACTGCTCTACTGGACAATCCTTTGGTCATTCTAGGGATGAAATTTTAA
- a CDS encoding L,D-transpeptidase family protein, which yields MTFKRFLTVCVLFAMGILTGCGGRLPASIRAKVEQPLPQEIQNRMALYDIDPYAPILMRFFKEENVAEIWKQSRSGSFILVARYGICKWSGKLGPKYKEGDLQTPEGFYTITANQMNPYSKYYLSFDIGFPNLYDQAHGRTGRHLMVHGSCISAGCYAMSDRNMAQIYAFARDSFKGGQKEFQLQAFPFRMTDTNMTRHRSDPHYQFWVMLKEGYDFFEENRKPPIVEVYEQRYVFSHNTDKISASLTP from the coding sequence ATGACATTCAAAAGATTCCTCACTGTGTGTGTGTTGTTTGCAATGGGTATATTGACGGGATGTGGGGGAAGATTGCCAGCATCTATTCGGGCTAAAGTTGAGCAACCCCTTCCACAAGAAATCCAAAACAGAATGGCTCTCTACGATATCGACCCTTATGCTCCAATTTTGATGCGATTTTTTAAAGAGGAAAATGTTGCTGAAATTTGGAAACAATCTCGTTCAGGTTCTTTCATACTGGTTGCTCGCTATGGCATTTGCAAATGGTCAGGGAAGCTTGGACCCAAATATAAAGAAGGGGATCTCCAGACACCAGAAGGTTTTTATACGATTACTGCAAACCAAATGAATCCTTACTCAAAATATTATCTTTCTTTTGATATAGGTTTTCCAAACCTTTATGATCAGGCGCATGGTCGCACAGGAAGGCATCTTATGGTCCATGGATCTTGTATTTCTGCAGGTTGTTACGCTATGAGTGATAGAAATATGGCGCAAATTTATGCTTTTGCACGGGACTCTTTCAAAGGGGGACAGAAAGAATTTCAGTTGCAAGCTTTCCCTTTTCGCATGACTGATACTAATATGACACGCCATCGTTCTGACCCCCATTATCAATTTTGGGTTATGCTGAAGGAAGGGTACGATTTCTTTGAAGAAAATCGTAAACCTCCAATTGTTGAGGTTTATGAACAACGTTATGTTTTCAGTCATAATACTGATAAAATTTCAGCTTCTTTAACACCGTGA